In Oncorhynchus gorbuscha isolate QuinsamMale2020 ecotype Even-year linkage group LG02, OgorEven_v1.0, whole genome shotgun sequence, a single genomic region encodes these proteins:
- the LOC124001813 gene encoding rab-like protein 2A, with product MASDANVIPELDQDKYDADEQVKIICLGDSAVGKSKLMERFLIDGYRPQQLSTYALTLYKYNTTIDRKAVLVDFWDTAGQERFQSMHPSYYHKAHACIMVFDVQRKITYKNLTNWYTELREYRPEIPCVVVANKIDADMKVTQRNFNFAKKQGLPLYFVSAADGTNVVKMFKETIKMAMSYKQNSSDFMDEVMRELENFELEQNKDLSLQTAQKGLKPESSESV from the exons ATGGCAAGCGACGCCAATGTCATTCCTGAACTGGACCAAGATAAATATGATGCAGATGAACAAGTGAAGATCATCTGCCTTGGGGACAGTGCAGTGGGAAAATCCAA GTTGATGGAGAGGTTCCTGATTGATGGATA TCGTCCCCAGCAGCTGTCAACCTATGCTCTGACACTCTACAAATACAATACCACCATCGACAGAAAGGCTGTATTAGTAG ACTTCTGGGATACTGCTGGACAGGAGCGGTTCCAGAGCATGCATCCCTCGTACTACCACAAAGCTCACGCCTGTATCATG GTTTTTGACGTGCAGAGGAAGATCACCTATAAGAACCTGACCAATTGGTACACAGAGCTGAGAGAGTACAGGCCTGAGATCCCCTGTGTTGTGGTGGCTAACAAGATAGATG CTGATATGAAGGTGACCCAGAGGAACTTTAACTTTGCCAAGAAGCAGGGACTTCCTTTGTACTTTGTATCAGCTGCTGATGGGACCAATGTGGTCAAG ATGTTTAAGGAAACGATCAAAATGGCGATGTCGTACAAGCAGAACTCTAGTGACTTCATGGATGAAGTGATGCGGGAGCTAGAG AACTTTGAGCTGGAGCAGAACAAGGATTTGTCGTTACAGACGGCTCAGAAGGGACTGAAACCAGAGAGCTCGGAGTCTGTCTGA